A genomic window from Triticum urartu cultivar G1812 chromosome 7, Tu2.1, whole genome shotgun sequence includes:
- the LOC125520852 gene encoding pentatricopeptide repeat-containing protein At1g74600, chloroplastic-like: MHDHLAALLRGGGGGRHPRAVHGAAAKLGCLASIYLCNNLLLSYISGSLHAEARRLFDEMPQRNVVSWSVLVSGASRLGDLREAFLLFSDMLRSGERGSCDRPNSFVLGALVAGCARAKDTVAGSQAHASALKFGVAEDESVAGALVDMYSKCGRVDSSWRAFALSPQRCVASWTSIISCLVNQGCSEHRDAAIALLKRMLLLKVWPTNATFSCILKVFDAPELLPGGKQIHGCLLKMGTDVDPALGTALIAMYGRCGGVNEMARLSCRIRHDAFSRTSLLVAFARNGCNMEAVWNFREMVMENMVIDQSAVTSLLQVCSSLGQLRMAKEVHCYALKTFFKLDTLLLNATITVYGRCGDVMSAEIIFDRLENKDIISWTALLTCYTQNDLALETLLLFREMLRKGLGSPVFCITSVLRACSSTTNYAVGWQIHSRAVKLGIDDANSVENALLTMYAKCGSVHIALKIFNSMRSRGIISWNALITSFSQHGNEVAAIQLFDLMQEEAVCPDDYTFVGLLSSCSRMGLVAEGCEYFKLMNTKYSVKPKMEHYTCMVDLFARAGRFSDALEFIDAMPCHPDQLVWEALLASCRTHGNVELGRLAAKKILEIRPDDPSPYITLSSIHASIDMWEEKAWNRTVFDVQRVRKDVGSSWVAGEEFSDNTCDVLQVGIT; encoded by the coding sequence ATGCACGACCACCTGGCCGCCCTCctccgcggcggcggcggcggccgtcACCCGCGCGCAGTCCACGGCGCCGCCGCGAAGCTCGGCTGCCTCGCCTCCATCTACCTCTGCAACAACCTCCTCCTCTCCTACATCAGCGGCAGCCTCCACGCGGAAGCACGCCGCCTGTTCGACGAAATGCCCCAGCGCAACGTCGTCTCCTGGTCAGTCCTCGTCTCCGGCGCCTCTCGCCTCGGCGACCTCCGGGAGGCCTTTCTTCTCTTCTCCGACATGCTTCGTAGCGGGGAGCGCGGAAGCTGCGACCGCCCCAACTCGTTCGTGCTGGGCGCTCTGGTCGCCGGGTGCGCCCGTGCCAAAGACACCGTCGCGGGCTCGCAAGCGCATGCCTCCGCTCTCAAGTTTGGTGTGGCCGAGGACGAGAGCGTTGCGGGGGCGCTGGTGGATATGTACTCCAAGTGCGGGCGCGTGGACTCGTCGTGGCGGGCGTTTGCGCTCTCGCCGCAGAGGTGCGTCGCCAGCTGGACGAGCATAATCAGCTGCCTTGTCAACCAGGGATGTTCAGAGCACCGTGATGCAGCAATTGCCTTGCTAAAGAGGATGCTGCTCTTGAAGGTTTGGCCAACAAACGCAACGTTTTCTTGCATCCTCAAGGTATTTGATGCACCCGAGTTGCTCCCTGGTGGGAAGCAAATCCACGGCTGCTTATTGAAGATGGGAACTGATGTTGATCCTGCTTTAGGAACCGCCCTTATAGCGATGTATGGTAGATGTGGTGGAGTGAATGAGATGGCTAGGTTGTCTTGCCGGATAAGGCATGATGCCTTCTCCAGGACTTCACTTCTTGTAGCTTTTGCACGGAATGGATGCAACATGGAGGCAGTTTGGAACTTTCGTGAGATGGTCATGGAAAATATGGTGATTGATCAGTCAGCTGTAACTAGCCTACTGCAGGTTTGTTCATCATTGGGACAGCTGAGAATGGCCAAGGAGGTCCACTGCTATGCTCTGAAGACTTTCTTTAAGCTGGATACATTACTGCTCAATGCAACCATCACTGTTTATGGAAGATGTGGGGATGTCATGAGTGCAGAGATTATATTTGATCGTTTGGAAAACAAAGACATTATATCATGGACGGCATTATTAACTTGCTACACACAAAATGATCTTGCTCTGGAGACACTCTTGCTCTTCAGGGAAATGCTTCGGAAAGGCTTAGGATCTCCCGTCTTTTGCATTACCAGTGTGCTAAGGGCCTGTTCTAGCACCACAAATTATGCTGTTGGGTGGCAAATTCACTCGAGGGCGGTGAAGTTAGGAATTGATGATGCCAATTCAGTTGAGAATGCCCTTTTGACTATGTACGCCAAGTGCGGAAGTGTTCATATTGCACTGAAGATTTTCAATTCAATGAGAAGTAGAGGCATTATCTCGTGGAATGCACTAATCACAAGTTTTTCACAGCATGGAAATGAGGTGGCAGCCATTCAGCTATTTGATCTGATGCAAGAAGAAGCAGTTTGTCCAGATGATTACACTTTTGTCGGGTTGTTATCATCTTGCAGCCGAATGGGCCTAGTTGCTGAGGGTTGTGAGTATTTCAAACTGATGAACACCAAGTACAGTGTGAAGCCTAAGATGGAGCACTACACATGCATGGTTGATCTTTTTGCCCGCGCTGGAAGATTTTCTGATGCACTCGAGTTTATTGATGCTATGCCTTGTCATCCGGACCAACTCGTGTGGGAAGCTTTGCTAGCTTCATGTAGGACTCATGGTAATGTGGAGTTGGGAAGGCTGGCAGCAAAGAAGATTCTTGAAATAAGACCAGATGATCCTTCACCATACATTACATTATCCAGCATTCATGCTTCAATTGACATGTGGGAAGAGAAGGCTTGGAATCGTACTGTGTTTGATGTCCAGCGAGTAAGAAAAGATGTGGGAAGTAGTTGGGTTGCTGGAGAAGAATTTTCAGATAATACATGCGATGTATTACAAGTTGGAATAACGTAA